The following coding sequences are from one Brooklawnia cerclae window:
- the ychF gene encoding redox-regulated ATPase YchF produces the protein MALTIGIVGLPNAGKSTLFNALTRNDVLAANYPFATIEPNVGVVGVPDSRLAVLGAMFDSQRLVPATVSFVDIAGIVKGASQGEGMGNAFLANIREADAICQVTRVFTDDDVTHVDGRVNPASDIETIRTELILADLQTLEKALPRLEKEAKIKKESRPRYEAWVKAQEVLAEGQGVFQAGLDPEPLHELFLLTAKPYIYVFNLDQDQLADDALRARLAEVVAPAEAIFLDAKFESELVEMDEDEAREFLAEAGVAEPGLDKLARVGYHTLGLQSFLTAGPKESRAWTIHQGWTAPQAAGVIHTDFQKGFIKAEIVSYDDLVEFGGMKECREAGKVRLEGKDYVMRDGDVVEFRFNV, from the coding sequence GTGGCACTCACCATCGGTATCGTCGGGCTCCCCAACGCGGGCAAGTCCACCTTGTTCAATGCCCTTACCCGCAACGACGTGCTCGCGGCGAACTACCCGTTCGCGACGATCGAGCCGAATGTGGGGGTCGTCGGCGTCCCCGACTCGCGGCTCGCGGTGCTCGGCGCGATGTTCGACTCGCAGCGGCTGGTGCCGGCCACGGTCAGTTTCGTCGACATCGCCGGGATCGTCAAGGGTGCCTCGCAGGGCGAGGGCATGGGCAACGCCTTCCTCGCCAACATTCGCGAGGCCGATGCCATCTGCCAGGTGACCAGGGTGTTCACCGACGACGACGTCACCCACGTGGACGGGCGGGTCAACCCCGCGTCCGACATCGAGACGATCCGCACAGAGCTGATCCTCGCCGACCTCCAGACCCTGGAGAAGGCCCTTCCCCGGCTGGAGAAGGAGGCGAAGATCAAGAAGGAGTCCCGGCCGAGGTACGAGGCCTGGGTCAAGGCCCAGGAAGTGCTGGCCGAGGGCCAGGGCGTTTTCCAGGCCGGGCTCGACCCCGAACCGCTGCACGAGCTCTTCCTGCTCACCGCCAAGCCCTATATCTACGTGTTCAACCTCGACCAGGACCAGTTGGCGGACGATGCCCTGCGCGCCCGGCTGGCCGAGGTCGTCGCTCCCGCAGAGGCGATCTTCCTCGACGCGAAGTTCGAGTCGGAGCTGGTCGAGATGGACGAGGACGAGGCCCGCGAGTTCCTGGCCGAGGCCGGTGTCGCCGAACCCGGACTCGACAAGCTCGCCCGTGTCGGCTACCACACCCTGGGGCTGCAGAGCTTCCTGACCGCGGGCCCCAAGGAGTCCCGGGCGTGGACGATCCACCAGGGCTGGACCGCCCCGCAGGCGGCGGGCGTCATCCACACCGACTTCCAGAAGGGCTTCATCAAGGCCGAGATCGTCAGCTACGACGACCTGGTCGAGTTCGGCGGCATGAAGGAGTGCCGTGAGGCCGGCAAGGTGCGGCTCGAGGGCAAGGACTACGTCATGCGAGACGGGGACGTCGTGGAGTTCAGGTTCAACGTGTAG